TTCGGTGTGCAGGCATCGATGGGCAACTGTGGAATGGACGCTGGGATGAGGATGCGCTACTGGTCCTCCTCGCGCGAGATGCGGACGCTGTGGAGGAGATGCGCTGCTGGTCCTTGGCGCGCGACGCGGATGCTGCGGGATCTGCAGCGTGCAGCGGCGGTCTCGAGCTGACTGGGACGACTGGGCGGTACTGGGGCGCCGCTGTGCGCCCAGACTGGGTTCTGTTTCTGCAGCCCTGTCCAATCACAAGTCTATAGGAGCGAAGTGAACCCCGTGAACTCATTCTACGCATGTTTCTCCATCCTATTGTATGCATTTTTGCCTATACGACAGAATgggtttatttctttattttttatttttttatatgtatatatttttaatttatttctatTTGAGTAAATAGGCTAATGTGTTTCATTTCCCATTGGTTATTTCCTactgtatgtaggcctatgcctattttattattaggcctatttaaaaaaaaatatattttcttcccATCGTTTATTTTGTTAATATGCAATTGCTTTTGCAAAGGAACCAACAGTTGTGTAACGTATTTTCCTTTCAGTTTTACACTCCAGTCATAAGGCTAACAGCAAaaacttaaataaaaaataaaaaacggttGGTTTATCTTTATCACGTGACTGTGATGAGCGTGGATAAAGTAATACGAATATCTCTTTATAATGACTAATAACACACCACAAAGATTATTTCTGCAAAAAAACTATTGTTTCTGTGCATTTATTAATGCACATGAATGAATGTCCCTTCCCACAATGCATCTGACCTTGCGTTGGAGCAGCGAAGCGGCGAGGCGGTGCAGCGTGCAGCGGCGCGACCGAGCGGCGCATCGACGCAGCGGAGTATCGGCGGAGCGACGTAAGCACGCGTCACGTGACGAGACCACGTGACTTGCACGTACTTACGCCGCTCCCCACGCGATGCCAGACGTCTCTCCACCACCAGGGGCGGGATTTGAATAGCAAGATGGCGGCCGCAGCGGTAGTCGAGTTTCagagggctcagtccctcatCACCACGGACTCCAGCGCCTCCATCGACATACTCCACTCGATAGGTAACTACAGACTCACGGCACTGGTCATTCGTTATTACACGTTTTTAAAAGCCACGGATGATATGATACGAGGCTAGGCTAGCTGCTATCCCCCCAAGCCGGTCCGTGCTGCTGACTCACTGCAGGACGGgagcgttagcattagctacAAACCGTTAGCTAAGGGGCTAGCTGAACGGGTCCCGTAGTGGCCCTCTCCGGAATGTGCTTAAAGTGTTATTGCTCAGAACTATGAACAGGATGTCAATGAGGGGtgaaggggtttgtgtgtgttggatttaATTAAAAGGCCTTTGATAGCAGCTTCTTCTCGGGCTAGCCTGGTCATTATTGTTGTGAAACGTTTTGGTGGCATGTCATCAAaccctttgtttttttcatggtcAAACCACAATGGGGTTGTTTCTCTTTTGAGCCATGTGCGGTTCAATCGCTGTCAAGTGTTCAGCATCAAACGTTCACGGCGGTGTTGGgagcgtttgtgtgtttctggtggATCCAGTATAAGCTAATGAAGCTAGCATCCCTATCCCGGCTGCTCCTGCCTTGTCACACTAGCATTGTAGCTCACAGCATATCCTGGACACAGGTTGAACCCTGACCCTGAACGGGTCTGGGATTGGTGTTCCTGGTCTGATGAAACCAATGGAAAACGCTCCCTGACGGATCGCATGTCAACACCAACACTGAAATACCCGCTGCGTGGAACCAGGCAGGCGCCGGGAGGTGTTGGTTCAGAAGCTTCCTGAGCTCAACTGACTGGTTTTTGTCCTTCCAACAGTGAGGAGAGATGTCCAGGAGAGTGATGAAGAAGCCGTCAGGGTTAAAGAACAGAGCATCCTGGAGCTGGGTACTCTGCTGGCCAAGACGGGACAGGCTGCAGGTGAGCCTCTCTAATCGTCTGACCTCCTGGAGCCATCTGGAGAGCAGAGTCGTGCATCACTAATTTATTTAGCAAATgtagctttttttttaatgtataacTACTTGTATAACTTCTTCTAATGATTTagattaagggcatttagcctTAGCCTTTATCGAAAGCGACTCacataagtccatttgtcagaagaaagagaaacaatatatcgctgtccgtacagtaaggatgttcatagaaccaagtggcaaGCACTAACAATAGCTAGGTTAACTCATTCACCGTATACAACTAGGATAAGTTTCAACACCGGGCTAAGTAGTATTTTAAAGTGCCattatgtacaacatacaataagtgcattcattaagtgccaggacgttcaCAACAGACAACAAGTGCGTAGGAGGGttaaggggggaggctatgcagcgTCAAGGTGACCAAGTGAGTCTTGAACGTCGGTCGTTTTATCTTTTTTCTAGATTTCCCTTGTTCTCATTTAACGATACAGAGTGGCCGAGCGTTACTCGGTGACTCTTTCCGTCAACCCGCTGACGTTTCTCACCATGTCCCACAGAGCTGGGCGGTCTGCTGAAGTTCGTGCGGCCGTTCCTGATCTCCATCAGCAAGGCCAAGGCGGCCCGTCTGGTGCGCTCCCTGCTGGACCTGTTCCTGGACATGGAGGCGGCCACGGGCCAGGAGGTGGAGCTGTGTCTGGAGTGCATCGAGTGGGCCAAGACGGAGAAGAGGACCTTCCTCAGACAGGCGCTCGAGGTGAGGAGTCGCCGCGCACAGGAGTCGGATGCTACAGTTTTACTTTCTAAATGCTACAGAGCATAAGGGTTATTCAAAGTCAAGTTTAGTGTATCCACAACAATGGAAATAAAACTGCTTATGCCCACCGTCATGCcaacataaaaaataacctCAGTTGAGGGTAGATGGGGTAAACGTGCATCTGTGCCAATAGTTGCAGGCACTGATCTAATATATTTACGCTAAACTAATAAGTTAACATTAGACAAACAGTTAAACAAGTTCGACAAAAGTACGTTTAAATACGGAAGATAAAGGAAGTACGGAAGATAAAGGTCTAGCCCTTATTCACAGCctcagtctcaaagggcttaacaggctgTGTGTTTATGACACCCGACTGACCCTAGCCCCTCAGAGGGCAAGAGAAAACTCCCTTAAAGGAGGCATATTATAcctccaggtgtgagtgtgattagcctcacaagccgtttcgaaaatctgccccatatgacatcactagtgggcgtgtccaccttgatctgtgctggatagatcagtccaccagcctacccaggGGACTGAATCAAACGTTGCCCaactatccagcacagatctaggtggagaAACGTACTGGGCTGCTGGCCGGTTAACTGTCGGGTTAATCCAGGCATTCAATTGTAGTCAGCGCAACACGCTAAAACAGACAGAATAATGAATTGGAAGGGGTAAATTGGGGTTAGTTGATCGCTGGTAGGTCTAGGTACCTAGGCTTTAGGAGGTACCTACATTGAGACCTGCCAGTATAATGTGTGAAGCGTCTTGTCTTGCACCTGTTGGTTTACTAAATAATAACTTTGACCGTGTCTTCGTATTTCTCTTCAACAGGCGCGACTGATTTCGCTCTACTTTGACACCAAGAAGTACCCGGAGGCCCTTTCTCTCGGTAAGAGACTCCAGGCTGCGGGGTTTTTGTGTTGGCACAGCAACAGAACTAATTTTTTCCATTTGGGCAAATGGGAGTTGTTCATTTATCAAAGGATACAGGAAACCACATGGCAGCTCTGGGTTGCAGACCTGCCATTAAGGATGTTGAGAGTTGCCCGTTGTTAATACTGTCTTAAGATAACTCTGGTTTCGTTTTTAGCCGTCCCCACAGTTCAGTGATAAATTATACCTTTTGTTTGATAACTGTTGTCCTTGCTATTTTCCTCACTGTGCGTTCCTCTTCATTTCCAACCAGGCACCCAGCTGCTCCAAGAGCTGAAGAAGATGGACGACAAAGCTCTGCTGGTGGAGGTCCAGTTGCTGGAGAGCAAGACCTACCACGCTCTCAGCAACCTGCCCAAGGCCCGCGCGGCCCTCACCTCAGCCAGGACCACCGCCAACGGCATCTACTGCCCCCCCAAGCTCCAGGCAGCTCTGGACATGCAGTCCGGTAAGTGagccgtccatccatccatccatcttgtTCTGCTCGGTTTCTCAGCAGTGCAGCAACGTGTTTATCAACCGTTCTGTTTGGCCCCGGACCTTCGTCAGATGGACGGTCCGTCGACGACGGTCTGGTACCGTCGCTGCATGACTTGACTCTGAACTTGTCGGTTGCGTTGCAGGGATCATCCACGCAGCTGAGGAGAAGGACTGGAAGACGGCCTACTCCTACTACTTTGAGGCCTTTGAGGGCTACGACTCCATCGACAGCCCCCGGGCGGTCACAGCACTGAAATACATGCTGCTCTGCAAGATCGTCCTCAACTCGTAAGAGACCTCACTAATGGGTTAAAGATCTGAAGAGGGGTTTTAACATTGACGGTATACACCACCTGTATTTACAACGGCACAGTGGGccgtgtcagccatgcaaggcgacagccggcgCGTCAGGAGCTGTCAcggtgaggtgtctcgctcagggacacctcgacattaaccggggatcgaaccaacaaccttctggttacgagccaacccgctctacctcctgagccacatgccgccctcgTAGCCTTCTTACTGGCCTAATATAAGCAGTAGGGTTCTTAAGGCAGTTCTTTGTGGTTCTATACGAGCACAGTGTTGTGATGAAGATGTTGGTGTTCTCTCTCTTCAGACCAGAGGAGGTGCCTCTGCTGATCAGTGGCAAGCTGGGCTTACGGCACGCCGGGCGACAGGTGAGGCCTCGCCTACGCTCAGTTCAACTTTTTACACTCTTTTAAACTATTTTGATTTCATTAACTACACAATATAGTTACTAATATGTACGTGTTGTTCAAAGGCATCAACGCAGCTCTTAATGGCTTCCCCTCCAATAATGTTTGGCGGTTTTCACCCCGTTCGCCTTCCTTCTCTCAGACAGACGCAATGAAATGTGTCGCCCAGGCCAGCAAGAACAGATCATTAGCGGACTTTGAAAAGGTAAGAGCCTTTCTGTTGCCTTGCTCTCTGGAGTGCCCTGGTCTACTTGGCACATCACGTCCAGTGCCGCCTCGTCTTTTCTCAGCAGGATAATGAGTGCGTCAAGGATCGCTTTGAACATTTGCCACTCGTCTTGAATTGGTTTCTAATTCTCAGTTAATGACGATTCATGCGTTTTAGTTCCACGTTCTAACTTGACGGCGGCAGGATATTCTTGTGGTTTTGCCAAGTGACTGAAAGGCAGACGAGTGATTTGACACCATTTCACCTCCACTTTTAATTTTATTGCGAGTTCCCTGTTCTACGTGAACTTCTTTCCTGATGCCCCTTGTGAGGCCAGGTGGGACGGTTTCAGCATCTGTGatttgtctccccccccccccaggcgctAACGGAGTACAGATCAGAGCTGAAGGACGACCCCATCATCAGCTCCCACCTGGTGACGCTCTACGACAACCTGCTGGAACAGAACCTCATCAGGGTCATCGAGCCCTTCTCCAGAGTACAGGTACCGCTAGCCAGGGTTaaccaccctaaccctggttACGGGGGTGGGATTGGCTGGTTAGTGGCGAGACCCGGTTACGTGGGTGGCCTGGTTAGTGGGGGGGGCGTGACCCGGTTAGCGGGGGGCAGAGTTCTTCACCATGAAGGGTAACGCTGACTTCTAGAGGTGGTTGAACACATGGCCTCCTGTGACCCTTTGCACTCGCAGGCGGTGGTTTAACATTAGTAACGTCCATTAGTATAATGTCCCAGCCGTCCGGCTCACGTCTAATGTGTGAattgttcttttgtttttcagatACTTCACATATCAGAAATCATCAAACTCTCAACGGTATAGATATCTTCAACGTGCATGTCTCGCTTTCATTTGATCcactttttcttttactttcaCTTGTGTACGCGTCTGGTCTCTGATTTCATTGATGTTTATTCTCACCAGGGGGATGTGGAGAGGAAACTGTCACAGATGATCCTGGATAAAAAGTTCCACGGTACGTTTTTAATCTGGGGAAGGTCTCTCTAGACCCACCGgtccagcctccccccccccccccccaaaccctcgTCCAGAACCCTAACCCGCTCGTCCCCCTTGTGCCGACTCCTCCAGGGATCCTGGATCAGGGCGAGGGGGTCCTGATCATCTTCGACGAGCCGCCGGTGGACAAGACATACGGAGCCGCCCTGGAGACCATCCAGAACATGAGCAAGGTGGTGGACGCGCTCTACAACAAGGCCAAGAAGCTGACATAGGTGAGAGCGCTGCGACCGCATCCACACGCCAGTGCTGCGTGGAGGCGACCGCCGTCGACGCTGGTCCACTTTTGCCGTTTAAACATGATCAAATAAAATGGACGAAACAGAAGTGATGCATCGTTGCTCCTGGAATAGGAGTGTGTTTGGACTGTCTGAGTTCATTCTCTTTATCTGGTATTGTAGGTTTAATGGGCATTGTACTCGTTAGTTTTAATACATGAAGTTAAACAAATGAATGTATACTCAAATGAGGAAATAGCACATGTTTCATGTGCTAGTTATTTATATGAATCTAGGTATTCTTTGTGTATAATCCGCTGTTGAGAGTGTACAAGTGGGTATGTTGCTGAACCAACTGGGAATACATTCTAGATTGGCTTAACAGTAAGCTCATGCTGACGAGAAGTGCATATTAACTGTAAATTAAATGGTCAAAGGTTTGGGGTCACTAAGgtccttatttttttaaagaaaagcacTGATAATATGATATTTatcagaaatacagtctagACATTATTCATTTTGTAAATGACTATTCTAGCTTGAAACGGCAGATTTTTAATGAAATATCTACATAGTTGTACATGGGCCCATTTCCACTAACCATcactcctgtgttctaatggtacatGGTTTAGCTAATCTTGTTAAAAGTCTAATTGTTGATTAGAAAACCCCtgtgcaattatgttagcacTGTTAAAATGTTCTTGGAAAACGTGAAATTGTATGTAGGTGACGCCGAACTTTTGAACTGTAGTGTACATGAGAAGAGGCCCTTCAGGAATACAGCTCATGCCTCATGGTGTCCACAGCTGTAGAAGGGCACGGTACGCTTCGTTGTGACCGACGAGGCGTTCCCATCTTCACCTCGTGcttctctctcctgtccccAGAACAAGCGGTGACCAcagcagagagatggaggaggtgtgtgtgtgcgtgtgacccgcgtgtgtaatattttaagaaAGGGACTAGGGAGAGCGACAACCGTCCCCCAAACTGCATCAAACCGGATTCCCAGTGCCCAATCGAAagatctctccctcttcccgcCCGCCCTCCCACAACGGACAAacttcatcatcatctccttgtctctttgtttttgtttttgatatCCATGCAGGATTCTGTACAACACGCACTGGTCCCAGCAGGCCATCAGGGAAAACAGTTCAACCACCAATAAATGATTACAAGTTTCAGAATACATATGTTCTATAATATATATCGTATACAGAAGATTGGGCTTACAAAGCCCTACTTTAACTCCACTGCAACCTCAAGGGTGTGACCTCCGCAACCTGTTTGTAATGTAATGTGCAGGCACACGGTTTTCTGTCCTCCTGGTTTATATTCTAAAGAGGCACATTGTTTTTAAGACGTTCAGACACTAGGCATCCACCGATTTAAAGTGTTGGTCAAACAGCGCCCTCTAGTGTACTGGGCCCGCCATATCAACGCCAACCACCTGCTCCCGCTCCAGAAGCTCAACAACATATTCACCCTCTCCCTGATGTTGCCCTTTCTCTTGTTCTTCGTCTGCTCGTATAAATCCGCCCAGTGGATCCAGCCCTTCCACGGTGGCCACTGATTTCACCCTTCTGTTTGCCAATGGTTTTTCATGTATAAGTAAGAAAGGCAGAAGTGGAGATGGTTCATGGCGACGTCCGACTAACCCCTAAAATCAGTTCTTCATTCTTAGTTCCTAGCG
The window above is part of the Gadus morhua unplaced genomic scaffold, gadMor3.0, whole genome shotgun sequence genome. Proteins encoded here:
- the LOC115538937 gene encoding 26S proteasome non-ATPase regulatory subunit 11B, with protein sequence MAAAAVVEFQRAQSLITTDSSASIDILHSIVRRDVQESDEEAVRVKEQSILELGTLLAKTGQAAELGGLLKFVRPFLISISKAKAARLVRSLLDLFLDMEAATGQEVELCLECIEWAKTEKRTFLRQALEARLISLYFDTKKYPEALSLGTQLLQELKKMDDKALLVEVQLLESKTYHALSNLPKARAALTSARTTANGIYCPPKLQAALDMQSGIIHAAEEKDWKTAYSYYFEAFEGYDSIDSPRAVTALKYMLLCKIVLNSPEEVPLLISGKLGLRHAGRQTDAMKCVAQASKNRSLADFEKALTEYRSELKDDPIISSHLVTLYDNLLEQNLIRVIEPFSRVQILHISEIIKLSTGDVERKLSQMILDKKFHGILDQGEGVLIIFDEPPVDKTYGAALETIQNMSKVVDALYNKAKKLT